The DNA sequence GCCCAAGCCAAATTGTTGAATTGATGTGAGAAATATAGGATGAAGAAGTAACAACAATTTGGACAATTCATGTATGTTTTcggacttttaattttttacttaaaattttcaCAATACGAAGAAGAAACACAATTGTGTCacttgttttcatcttttcatGCACATTGAATAAGTTGAATAGTTTATTAAGTTACGCGGACTGCTACTCAAACTTTTCtcaattaaaaagataataaaagtgTGTCAGACATCTTCATCCTTTCATGTAcattaatttgaattaaaaaaaaaaaatgagaaaaaaagtcatatcaatatatttgaattttcctatcaataaaatattagacGAAAAATTATGATACCAAAACATCTCTTATGAATGAATGAAGTTCATACAGCATCTCTCttcctttattttcttaaacatttATCAAGCactaaagtatatattttttttttgtgatgtaAATTTATTCGTAATCCTTTAGTAAAATCTAGCTCCAGTTTGTGTTGGTGGATGGGTTATATAATATCAGTGGCTGAtgataggagagaaaaaaaaaattgaaaaaagaaaagagaagattGAATGTCTTCTCCCAGTGGTGTACGATTTTGACCTAATACCCCGGTGCTCTCGTTTTGTATAGCCGCGAGCCTCCTCCCATCGCATCACATCACACACAATCAAACCAAAGGAGAGGTACGATACGATATGGATAGGGTGTTCTCAGTCGATGAAATCTCCGATCACTTCTGGCCATCGCCGCCGATCCCCGTCTCCGCCGCCGATGAGGCCTCCAAGATGAGCCGCAGCGCCTCCGAGTGGGCCTTCCAACGCTTTCTCCAGGAAGCTTCCGCACCCTCTCCTCCCTCTCCTTCCTCCGCCACCAAGGCTGCTCCTGCCGCCGCCCCTGACGTCGTCTTTGTCGAGATCGACGATCATCCCAAACCTGCCCCTGCTCCTCCCCAGAACGCCGCCGTTTTGCCCAATGCCCCTGTTCCCGTACCCCTTGACTCTGATGAGTACCAGGCCTTCCTCAAGAGCAAGCTCAATCTTGCATGCCAAGCTGTCGCCATGACTAGGGTaatccttttcttcttcaccttTCTTCATCGTTCAATGTATGCTCCGCTTCGCATGTGCGAATCAAACGATTCCGTTGGTTCTGATTTGGATCTGTCTTGCGTTTTAACTGTTGCTCGTCTTCGGTTAATTATCTTGCAtgcattttttgtttatttatttgcataCTGGGGTATGCTGCTCATTTATTTAAGAGCGAACGGCGATCATAtcgtattttaaaattaaatagagaaACTTCGAATCATACCACACTTCAGGGTTGTTCTTAAAGTGAATTTGCCATTTCGATTCTGAATGCACAAATTTGAAGACGATACGTAATATATTCAGGTGCAACTACTCTCTTACAAGGGAGCCGCCAATTTGATTCATGTCTGCAGTTTGCCTTCTCTCATAAATGGTCTTTAAGTAGAACAAATTACTTAATAgtatctaaaatattaaaaaaccatCAAATTCTACTTGGCGATTAAACTGGTGATTCAATATAGGGATTTTGATAATGTAAACCCATTTGTATTTTAGACGGACTGCGTTGCCAAATTATAACTATTATGAATCCTGAAATACTTCTTGTTGTAGCTTCCTAACATACTCCTTCTGATGAAACACACTTCTCCTTATGAACCAAATGGGAGAATACTAACAATTGTTCATAGGATTTGCTAACATAGATCCACTAATTATTTAGGAGGATATAAGCAATACGATATATTTTGAAGAACGGTGCATCTTGTTAACGTATTTGTTGAAAGTTCCATATagattagagataagacaaatccataatatataaatgagtgcaaatttttctttataaaccGGTTTTGTAAAGTTGAGTTAGGATTAAGTTAACTTCTTAACAATGCTCTTTCTAAAAGACAAGTGGGTTTATGTTAGTAAATCTCTtcaatagttttaattttagttatccGAGTCTTACTATTTACTTTTCTAgtttttgtaatttcttttcACTGAGATGAATTGACAattcatatatatttgtgtgtgtgtgtatgttttTACCTTGTCACACGttcttgtgaaaaaaaaaaattaaaaactcatttggggttaaatttcaattaaaagaaACTGAAAGAATACTTGTGAACTTTTCCTATATGATTATTCCACTACTTTATTGAGCACTCATCCATTCAATGCTCTTGCTCTATTTAGCCATGTAATTGcttcatgtccattcttttaaaataagggTTTCACCAACTCATAATTAACTAATAGTTTTTGTCTTATATGACTTTCAATTAAGTTGTTTTATCTATTTCTAGCTTAAATTGTTTGCACTGAACACCATGTATTGTCTATATGAGATTTGTTCCACTTCCCTCCCTTGAAAGGCTTCATATTCATCTTGCTTTAGTTGCTCTGTGGAAGCAGTTTTGAAGTAATTTGTCTCTAAATCTTAAGATTCATACAAATTatgatttacaatttaaataatcaatcaGCAATGCAGAATCCAAATCTTGATTGGATAGCCTTCAGGAGACAGAATAATAGTTTGAGTACGAAATTGGAGGTTTATTACCTGTTTATGCAATTCAGAGTGATACTGATATATTACTTGTTTCTGTACTTCCTGGGGTACAAACCAGTAGTAATCAGGCTTTTGAAATTCTCTACAAAAGAATGTGTTTTCAACAAATAgctataaaaaattaagaggaAGCATCCGAGTAGAAGGTCTTCAATGCATTCCATGAAGGGCTTTCCATTTGTATCTATTCTCATATTTCCCCACTGAGAATTGAACCAGAATCTAATGTTTTTTCTCTACACTCTGCAATAGGCATCTTTGGCTAAATCTCAAGAGCCAACCCCTTTTTCTGATGGTGGATCACAGCCTATCGATCCTTCTCAAGTTGGATCTCAGACTACATCTAAAGGTTTGAATTGGTAAATATTTATGCATACATGTATTAAAAGGGTTAAATGACGATACATTGTCAGCGAAGTAGAGTTTCTGGAATGCtgaatatataatgaattagtAGCTAGTAGCAGTTGCACGAGTGGGTTAATTGCATAATCTGTATTtaccattttctttttatcagaACACTATTGCCTTCGTTCATTGACCtgtttaataattcttttagcAGCTTTACAGGTTGAATTTTATCTCTCTTTGTTTGGATAACACCTATTGAATTATGTCAAACGTATATGTCTATGTAGGATCTATTCCTTCTGGAAATGATCCATCTAAGTTACAAGATAAAGATACGAAAGTACCAGTTGGGGTGCCTTCCATACCTTCCACGCAAAAGAAACCTGTTGTTGCAGTTAGGCCATCAACAAGTGGATCATCAAGAGAACTGtcagatgatgatgatgctgAGGGAGAGACATCTATGAATGACATGGACCCAGCTGATGCAAAAAGAGTAAGGAGGTAACGATATTCTAAAAATTGCCTGTTTTTATTGTGTAAAATGCTGGTACTTCTTTTATATGCAGGAATTAAATGTAATATCATGTCGTTGTGCTCATAGCACGCTCATAAGTGTTGCACGATTTGCAATGCGATAAGTGCGAGTCCATATGATTCAAGCATCTGGTGATAAAATCAGTGACCGAATCATTTTAATGCTTGAATCACACCATGATTCATACCTGAATCGCAATAATTGCGATCTGAAGAAGAGTAACACTAGTCATGCCTAAGTTCTGTGAGGCCTCAGAAGGAGTTGTTACATTCCACTACTTTTCTGAGGCTACTCCTGGCATCAGCGGTGTTTTATGCtgctaaaataaataaataaaaaaaaaaacagcagcCAGAGCGGACGGTGATCTGGGTGGACAAATCATGTTGTGCTGCAGTTCTAACTTCTGTTTCGTTTATGCCGTGCCTGGATTCCCAACCTTAACTTGCCTATAACCCTAAATAATAGTGTattgcactttttttttttactttagcaTTTAGTTGCTTGATATACCGTGTTATAACTGCCCGTGAACCATCAGTTTTATCCTATAACTATTGACATGATATTAAAGTATTTtctaatatcaaataaaaagaaataaattagtATGATAAATATTTCTGTGTCAATtctagttattatcttttatcttaaagCCTAGGCTTAATGACTTATTTAGTCCCGcgtttgtttttataaattttgtccCACAATTGTTGAAAAGCCTCTATTTGGtctcatttttttacaaaatagatcAATGTTTGCCCTTCTGTTAATCTGATGGAAACGGTGTTTAAGCAATGCGAACATgatgttattattgttgttattattgttggTCTGTCCGTTAAGAATTAAATGAGGTCTCAAAAAACTGTTGGCATTCATGGGGTTTGGTGGAGGTGCTCTTCTTCATTTGGCTTAGGGTTGCCGGGGTATTTGGTTTATGAGGGCATTTCTTTTGCAGGTTCGTAAGTTTAAAATCTGTCTTATAAGATCTTCTTATTAGAGTATGCTGACATGCTATAAAATTTAAGACTcgtgattataaaaataacaaaatacttTTCTGCCTTAAAACGTCTCTTTTTGCCAacaaccaaataaaaaattattgaaatgcaAGGCTTTATGAAACCATTGAATCGGAATAAAAGTTGCAAGGAAATTTTAAAAGTGATGTCACATATTGAGAttcataaaagtaaattaagacTTCATTTATTGACTTTTTCAATGGAGATGCTGACTTGAGAAGAATATTCCTTTCCTTGCTAGGGTGATGGGTTGcttatctctttttttcttagtctctttttctttctttctctttcttaatTCACAAAACCCTTTTTCTGCTCTCTATGCCATTTGGGcttgtttgatttattatttccCAATTCAAAGATTTTGTGCTCATTGATATtgtgtgatttttattttgggGTTTCCTTCTTTTTTAGGGTGAATTACGGGTGTGGAGAATTTTATGGGATTTTTAATCTGTGTTTTGAGTTCATTGGTGGTTTGTTTGATTTTGGTGTTTTGGATAGATTTTGTGGTTTCCAATGACGGGGTTTTCGTTGAGTTTACTTGAATTGAGTTCATTTATGTGCTGTTTGGAGCACAGGGCGCTGTCAAATTGTAATGGAAACTGCGCCGTTTTCATGTCACCTTCCATTGTTAGAGTCATTACAAggttttaatttactttttgtgGATCCTATTATGTCACATCGATTTTAAGATCTTACGGTAACTTTTGTTCAAATGCAAGGATTATTAATAACTTTCTTTGAACTTGTTGGagaaaagttgtttttaagatgaaaaatcattttatattctTATGACCCAGGGTCTTCTTTAAGACCCACAGTCTTAAATTTTGTCATATTAGCTTTCTCCACTAGAAAGGCATTATAAAACCTCAATCCTGAGTATAATTCCAGCAATAGAGATGCTATTAGTTTGAAGTTGCAATGGGCTTTCTTGCACATGCAGACCATGGGCTTTTAAAAATTCTCGATTTCAATATttaagtattaaattaaattattaattaactcATTATTTTAACTGGAACACCTTAACAAGATCATAATGTATTCTTCCGTCAGGCATATAGATGGTGTTAATGAAGGAAAAAATTAGCCAATTTCAGGAAAgtggaccaaattgaaacttttaATAACTAtaggatgaaattgaaaaaataaataaattgtatgacGCAATATTAAACCCAAAATCTATTATAAAGCCATAGTAAAATACTCGCACCATTGTGATTTATAAGCAGAAAAAGGAACACTTTTTTGTTATTCACTATAAACAAATGTTAACTACTTTTACTTTATCTGATGATACTTCTCCTAATGTTATagctttttaaaaaaaatgctaattatataatatatgtaatatttaatataatatatttaatggcagaatatttattgtaaatttcaatattctaatataacaaatataattgaactCCTGCATCCCATACTCGTTCATAGTTATGTTTTTCAGCTATTGATCATGAATATGTTTTTTGATGTCCTTGTTTGTTTGCATATgctatcttttattattattaatcatgAATCTTTGTATTCATGGGGAAATGGTTTTCACGTCATAATTTGAATTCTGATTCAACTACCTTGGTTCAAAGTGATTTAGGTGTTTTGTTTACTCATTGGATTCTCCAGCTCCTGTCTTGTAAAGTCTAAGAGATTGGCATGCCAGAAAAAGTATTACATTAGAACTTCGAAGCAAGAGTGATGGTGTTTACTCCATTCTTTCCCTACAAATTGTGTATAATctgtatgaaaaaaaatgccTGAACATTTTTCCTATGAAACTTAAGATGTGAAGATGTGAGAACCCTTGAGGTTTTAATTGTTCTTAAACGGATTATGTACTTCCTCGTTTATACAGTAGGATTAAACAAATTTCATATTGTTTGCAAGTCTTACTGACCAGCCTTTTTTTTCAAAGATAGGATTCCAGTTTTACTttatattgttagatattgatatgtTCAACTGGGGAACAAAGTCTATTTCGGTCAATgtctaataaaatttatatctcaGGATGCTATCCAATAGGGAGTCTGCACGGCGCTCTAGAAGAAGAAAGCAGGCTCATTTAACTGACCTAGAAACACAGGtttgtgtattttattttatagaattgAATTGTTTCTCCTCCGCCCTCATGTGTTAGATGATTAGTCCTCGCATGAAAACATTGATGCTTTATGACATTTTATTCTATCATCATAGGTTTCTCAATTAAGAGGTGAAAATTCTACCTTGTTGAAGCGCCTTACTGATGTAAGCCAGAAATACAGTGAATCTGCTGTTGACAACAGAGTTTTAAAAGCTGATGTGGAAACATTAAGAGCAAAGGTAATGGTCCTACTTCATAATTGGCCTAACTTAAATCTATTAGGCGCAAACCTAGATGCTCTTCTTCACAAATTCCATCAGTTGGATGAAGAATGGTGTCCAATCATATTTTTCACAGTGAAGAGAAACTACATTAAAAGTTGCATTGCCAATTGCTTCACCTGGATTGACAAAGATCTCATGTTTTGTCATTGCCTgccttgttttcatttttaggTGAAGATGGCTGAAGAGACCGTGAAAAGAATTACCGGGTTGAACCCAATGGTTCATGCGATGTCTGGCATGCCATTATTTGATGGAAGAAGCCCTTCAGACACTTCAGCTGATGCAGCTGTTCCTGTGCAAGATGATCATCATCACTTCTATCAACCCACATCTAATACTCCTATTCCCAGTCATGATCCGATAGTGAACGATGGGTTGGGGGGCATGTCTTCAATTGAAAATGTGCAGCAGCAGAACTCTGCAGCAGTGGCAGGTGGGAACAAGATGGGTCAAACTGGTTCCCTGCAGCGGGTAGCTAGCTTGGAACATCTTCAGAAGCGGATTCGTGGTGGTGTGGATTCCTGTGGACCTCCCTCTAATGGGGAGCAGTAAGTACCCAAATCTCTTGGATGCTTCACcagaaagttattataaaacACTTATTTCTGCTAGTTATTTATAACTAAACCCATATTCATCTGGAATGCACTGTACATCATCAATTTGATGGATCACATGAGTCTGTATTCAATTAGTGCACACCCCCATCTTGTTCTTTTCCAGCAGCCGCTGAGTTCTAACAGTTCTTAATGCCTACGATTTCCCCCAAGTTCCATTATGATCGGATTATGTCTTACGGAAAGTCCCGGAGTCTGAATAAACTGAGTGTAACAATCAAGGGGACTCTCTAAGTATGTCTtt is a window from the Vigna unguiculata cultivar IT97K-499-35 chromosome 7, ASM411807v1, whole genome shotgun sequence genome containing:
- the LOC114191534 gene encoding light-inducible protein CPRF2-like, which encodes MDRVFSVDEISDHFWPSPPIPVSAADEASKMSRSASEWAFQRFLQEASAPSPPSPSSATKAAPAAAPDVVFVEIDDHPKPAPAPPQNAAVLPNAPVPVPLDSDEYQAFLKSKLNLACQAVAMTRASLAKSQEPTPFSDGGSQPIDPSQVGSQTTSKGSIPSGNDPSKLQDKDTKVPVGVPSIPSTQKKPVVAVRPSTSGSSRELSDDDDAEGETSMNDMDPADAKRVRRMLSNRESARRSRRRKQAHLTDLETQVSQLRGENSTLLKRLTDVSQKYSESAVDNRVLKADVETLRAKVKMAEETVKRITGLNPMVHAMSGMPLFDGRSPSDTSADAAVPVQDDHHHFYQPTSNTPIPSHDPIVNDGLGGMSSIENVQQQNSAAVAGGNKMGQTGSLQRVASLEHLQKRIRGGVDSCGPPSNGEQ